A single genomic interval of Mustela nigripes isolate SB6536 chromosome 7, MUSNIG.SB6536, whole genome shotgun sequence harbors:
- the LOC132021544 gene encoding prolyl-tRNA synthetase associated domain-containing protein 1, which produces MAAKELRAELEQRLGALAIHTEVVEHPEVFTIEEMMPHVQHLKGAHSKNLFLKDKKKKGYWLVTVLHDRQINLNDLAKQLGVGSGNLRFADETAMLEKLKVGQGCATPLALFCDDGDVKFVLDSAFLEGGHEKVYFHPMTNAATLGLSPEDFITFVKNTGHDPIILNFDKNN; this is translated from the exons ATGGCGGCTAAGGAATTGCGGGCAGAACTGGAGCAGCGGCTCGGCGCCCTGGCCATCCATACGGAGGTTGTGGAGCACCCGGAG gtGTTTACAATTGAAGAAATGATGCCTCATGTCCAGCATTTGAAAGGAGCACACAGTAAGAACTTATTTcttaaagacaagaagaaaaaaggataTTGGCTGGTGACAGTTCTTCATGACagacaaattaatttaaatgatctTGCCAAGCAATTAGGTGTTGGGAGTGGAAATCTTCGGTTTGCTGATGAAACAGCCATGCTAGAAAAACTAAAAGTTGGCCAAGGCTGTGCCACACCTTTGGCACTCTTCTGTGATGACGGAGATGTGAAATTTGTTCTGGATTCAGCTTTTTTGGAAGGTGGACATGAAAAGGTGTACTTTCATCCAATGACCAATGCTGCaaccttgggattgagccctgaagaCTTTATCACATTTGTGAAGAACACAGGACATGATCCCATAATACTAAATTTTGATAAAAACAACTAA
- the MTIF2 gene encoding translation initiation factor IF-2, mitochondrial isoform X1 has protein sequence MNQKILKLENLLRFHTVFRQLHSLGQRRLAQWNHVFSSAYPVWTAQLCIRPWQTDPLIGAALSQYRLLVTKKEERSRKSQLFSTKSKKEVEVWIGMTVEELARAMEKDIDCIYEALMNTAIDLDSLEAHSRLDEVWIKEVIKKAGMKLKWSKLKQDKVRENKDAVRRPQADPALLTPRSPVVTIMGHVDHGKTTLLDKLRKTQVAAMEAGGITQHIGAFLVSLPSGEKITFLDTPGHAAFSAMRARGAQVTDIVILVVAADDGVMKQTVESIQHAKDAQVPLVLAINKCDKAGADPEKVKKELLAYDVVCEDYGGDVQAVHISALTGDNLMALAEATVALAEMLELKADFTGPVEGTVIESFTDKGRGPVTTAIIQRGTLRKGSILVAGKSWAKVRLMFDENGKTIHEACPSMPVGIVGWRDLPSAGDEILEVESEPRARAVVDWRKYELEQEKNKEDLKIIEEKRKEHQEAHQKAREKYGNIHWKERSFLKYQERKELKPLKAKEKEERDSHILPIIIKGDVDGSVEAIVNIMDTYDASHECELELVHFGVGDVSENDVNLAETFRGVIYGFNVNVGNVIQKSAAKKGVKIKLHKIIYHLIEDLQEELSSRLPCTVEEHPIGEASILATFSVTEGKKKVPVAGCRVQKGQLEKQKKFKLIRNGDVIWKGSLSSLKHHKDDVSIIKTGMDCGLSLSEEKIEFKVGDEIICYEEKQVPAKTSWDPGF, from the exons ATGAACCAGAAGATACTGAAATTGGAGAACTTGCTACGATTTCACACTGTCTTTAGGCAGCTGCACAGCCTGGGTCAGAGAAGGTTAGCACAGTGGAATCATGTGTTTTCATCTGCTTACCCGGTGTGGACAGCTCAGCTCTGCATTCGGCCCTGGCAAACAGACCCGCTCATTGGGGCGGCTTTATCTCAATATAGGCTTCTAGTAACAAAGAAG gaagaaaGATCACGGAAATCTCAGTTATTTTCAACAAAATCCAAAAAGGAGGTGGAGGTATGGATTGGAATGACTGTTGAGGAACTGGCCAGAGCAATGGAAAAAGACATAG ATTGTATATATGAAGCTTTAATGAACACTGCTATTGACTTAGATTCACTAGAAGCACACTCACGTTTAGATGAAGTCTGGATCAAAGAAGTAATTAAGAAGGCGGGGATGAAGTTAAAATGGAGCAAATTAAAACAGGACAAagtcagagaaaataaagatgctGTAAGAAG GCCTCAGGCAGATCCAGCTTTATTAACCCCAAGGTCCCCAGTTGTTACTATAATGGGCCATGTTGATCATGGGAAAACGACGTTACTTGACAAACTGCGAAAAACTCAAGTGGCAGCAAtggaagctggaggcatcacTCAGCACATTGGTGCCTTTCTTG tctctctgccttctggggaAAAGATTACCTTTCTGGATACTCCAGGACATGCTGCTTTCTCAGCAATGAGAGCCAGAGGTGCTCAGGTCACTGACATTGTCATATTGGTTGTAGCTGCAGATGACGGAGTGATGAAACAAACTGTAGAATCTATTCAGCATGCCAAAGATGCTCAAG TTCCTCTCGTCCTTGCCATAAACAAATGTGACAAAGCTGGGGCTGAtcctgaaaaagtgaaaaaagaactGCTAGCTTATGATGTGGTCTGTGAAGATTATGGCGGCGATGTCCAAGCAGTGCACATCTCTGCACTCACG GGTGATAATCTGATGGCTTTGGCAGAGGCAACGGTTGCTTTGGCAGAAATGTTAGAATTGAAAGCAGACTTCACTGGGCCAGTAGAAGGAACAGTAATAGAATCTTTCACAGACAAAGGAAGAGG tcCTGTTACTACAGCTATAATTCAAAGAGGAACTTTGAGGAAAGGCTCGATTCTGGTTGCTGGAAAGAGTTGGGCAAAAGTACGCTTAATGTTTGATGAGAATGGAAAAACAATCCATGAAGCCTGCCCCAGCATGCCAGTGGGAATTGTAGGCTGGAGAGACCTCCCTTCTGCAGGAGATGAAATTCTTGAAGTAGAATCTGAG CCAAGGGCACGTGCAGTTGTTGACTGGAGAAAGTATGAGCtggaacaggagaaaaataaagaggatctgaaaataatagaagaaaagcGAAAGGAGCACCAAGAAGCACATCAGAAAGCCCGTGAGAAGTATGGCAACATACATTGGAAGGAGAGATCCTTTCTAAAgtaccaagaaagaaaagaactaaaacccttgaaggcaaaagagaaagaagaaagggattcACACATTCTTCCTATAATTATTAAAG GTGATGTTGATGGTTCCGTTGAGGCCATTGTGAACATCATGGATACCTATGATGCTTCACATGAGTGTGAACTTGAATTAGTACATTTTGGTGTGGGTGATGTCAGTGAAAATGATGTTAACCTTGCTGAAACATTTCGTG GTGTTATATATGGCTTCAATGTGAATGTAGGCAATGTTATCCAGAAGTCTGCTgcaaaaaaaggagtaaaaattaAACTTCACAAAATCATTTACCACCTGATTGAAGATTTGCAGGAGGAATTGAGCAGCAGATTGCCATGCACTGTGGAAGAGCATCCAATAG gtgaaGCTTCTATACTAGCTACCTTTTCTGtaacagaagggaagaaaaaagttcCTGTGGCTGGCTGCAGAGTCCAAAAGGGAcagttagaaaaacaaaaaaaatttaaattaatccGTAATGGAGATGTTATTTGGAAGG gtTCATTAAGCTCATTGAAACACCATAAAGATGACGTTTCAATCATCAAAACTGGAATGGATTGTGGTCTCAGTTTGAGTGAAGAAAAGATAGAATTTAAAGTGGGAGATGAAATTATTtgttatgaagaaaaacaagttCCAGCCAAGACTTCCTGGGAtccaggattttaa
- the MTIF2 gene encoding translation initiation factor IF-2, mitochondrial isoform X2, with product MTVEELARAMEKDIDCIYEALMNTAIDLDSLEAHSRLDEVWIKEVIKKAGMKLKWSKLKQDKVRENKDAVRRPQADPALLTPRSPVVTIMGHVDHGKTTLLDKLRKTQVAAMEAGGITQHIGAFLVSLPSGEKITFLDTPGHAAFSAMRARGAQVTDIVILVVAADDGVMKQTVESIQHAKDAQVPLVLAINKCDKAGADPEKVKKELLAYDVVCEDYGGDVQAVHISALTGDNLMALAEATVALAEMLELKADFTGPVEGTVIESFTDKGRGPVTTAIIQRGTLRKGSILVAGKSWAKVRLMFDENGKTIHEACPSMPVGIVGWRDLPSAGDEILEVESEPRARAVVDWRKYELEQEKNKEDLKIIEEKRKEHQEAHQKAREKYGNIHWKERSFLKYQERKELKPLKAKEKEERDSHILPIIIKGDVDGSVEAIVNIMDTYDASHECELELVHFGVGDVSENDVNLAETFRGVIYGFNVNVGNVIQKSAAKKGVKIKLHKIIYHLIEDLQEELSSRLPCTVEEHPIGEASILATFSVTEGKKKVPVAGCRVQKGQLEKQKKFKLIRNGDVIWKGSLSSLKHHKDDVSIIKTGMDCGLSLSEEKIEFKVGDEIICYEEKQVPAKTSWDPGF from the exons ATGACTGTTGAGGAACTGGCCAGAGCAATGGAAAAAGACATAG ATTGTATATATGAAGCTTTAATGAACACTGCTATTGACTTAGATTCACTAGAAGCACACTCACGTTTAGATGAAGTCTGGATCAAAGAAGTAATTAAGAAGGCGGGGATGAAGTTAAAATGGAGCAAATTAAAACAGGACAAagtcagagaaaataaagatgctGTAAGAAG GCCTCAGGCAGATCCAGCTTTATTAACCCCAAGGTCCCCAGTTGTTACTATAATGGGCCATGTTGATCATGGGAAAACGACGTTACTTGACAAACTGCGAAAAACTCAAGTGGCAGCAAtggaagctggaggcatcacTCAGCACATTGGTGCCTTTCTTG tctctctgccttctggggaAAAGATTACCTTTCTGGATACTCCAGGACATGCTGCTTTCTCAGCAATGAGAGCCAGAGGTGCTCAGGTCACTGACATTGTCATATTGGTTGTAGCTGCAGATGACGGAGTGATGAAACAAACTGTAGAATCTATTCAGCATGCCAAAGATGCTCAAG TTCCTCTCGTCCTTGCCATAAACAAATGTGACAAAGCTGGGGCTGAtcctgaaaaagtgaaaaaagaactGCTAGCTTATGATGTGGTCTGTGAAGATTATGGCGGCGATGTCCAAGCAGTGCACATCTCTGCACTCACG GGTGATAATCTGATGGCTTTGGCAGAGGCAACGGTTGCTTTGGCAGAAATGTTAGAATTGAAAGCAGACTTCACTGGGCCAGTAGAAGGAACAGTAATAGAATCTTTCACAGACAAAGGAAGAGG tcCTGTTACTACAGCTATAATTCAAAGAGGAACTTTGAGGAAAGGCTCGATTCTGGTTGCTGGAAAGAGTTGGGCAAAAGTACGCTTAATGTTTGATGAGAATGGAAAAACAATCCATGAAGCCTGCCCCAGCATGCCAGTGGGAATTGTAGGCTGGAGAGACCTCCCTTCTGCAGGAGATGAAATTCTTGAAGTAGAATCTGAG CCAAGGGCACGTGCAGTTGTTGACTGGAGAAAGTATGAGCtggaacaggagaaaaataaagaggatctgaaaataatagaagaaaagcGAAAGGAGCACCAAGAAGCACATCAGAAAGCCCGTGAGAAGTATGGCAACATACATTGGAAGGAGAGATCCTTTCTAAAgtaccaagaaagaaaagaactaaaacccttgaaggcaaaagagaaagaagaaagggattcACACATTCTTCCTATAATTATTAAAG GTGATGTTGATGGTTCCGTTGAGGCCATTGTGAACATCATGGATACCTATGATGCTTCACATGAGTGTGAACTTGAATTAGTACATTTTGGTGTGGGTGATGTCAGTGAAAATGATGTTAACCTTGCTGAAACATTTCGTG GTGTTATATATGGCTTCAATGTGAATGTAGGCAATGTTATCCAGAAGTCTGCTgcaaaaaaaggagtaaaaattaAACTTCACAAAATCATTTACCACCTGATTGAAGATTTGCAGGAGGAATTGAGCAGCAGATTGCCATGCACTGTGGAAGAGCATCCAATAG gtgaaGCTTCTATACTAGCTACCTTTTCTGtaacagaagggaagaaaaaagttcCTGTGGCTGGCTGCAGAGTCCAAAAGGGAcagttagaaaaacaaaaaaaatttaaattaatccGTAATGGAGATGTTATTTGGAAGG gtTCATTAAGCTCATTGAAACACCATAAAGATGACGTTTCAATCATCAAAACTGGAATGGATTGTGGTCTCAGTTTGAGTGAAGAAAAGATAGAATTTAAAGTGGGAGATGAAATTATTtgttatgaagaaaaacaagttCCAGCCAAGACTTCCTGGGAtccaggattttaa
- the MTIF2 gene encoding translation initiation factor IF-2, mitochondrial isoform X3 has translation MRARGAQVTDIVILVVAADDGVMKQTVESIQHAKDAQVPLVLAINKCDKAGADPEKVKKELLAYDVVCEDYGGDVQAVHISALTGDNLMALAEATVALAEMLELKADFTGPVEGTVIESFTDKGRGPVTTAIIQRGTLRKGSILVAGKSWAKVRLMFDENGKTIHEACPSMPVGIVGWRDLPSAGDEILEVESEPRARAVVDWRKYELEQEKNKEDLKIIEEKRKEHQEAHQKAREKYGNIHWKERSFLKYQERKELKPLKAKEKEERDSHILPIIIKGDVDGSVEAIVNIMDTYDASHECELELVHFGVGDVSENDVNLAETFRGVIYGFNVNVGNVIQKSAAKKGVKIKLHKIIYHLIEDLQEELSSRLPCTVEEHPIGEASILATFSVTEGKKKVPVAGCRVQKGQLEKQKKFKLIRNGDVIWKGSLSSLKHHKDDVSIIKTGMDCGLSLSEEKIEFKVGDEIICYEEKQVPAKTSWDPGF, from the exons ATGAGAGCCAGAGGTGCTCAGGTCACTGACATTGTCATATTGGTTGTAGCTGCAGATGACGGAGTGATGAAACAAACTGTAGAATCTATTCAGCATGCCAAAGATGCTCAAG TTCCTCTCGTCCTTGCCATAAACAAATGTGACAAAGCTGGGGCTGAtcctgaaaaagtgaaaaaagaactGCTAGCTTATGATGTGGTCTGTGAAGATTATGGCGGCGATGTCCAAGCAGTGCACATCTCTGCACTCACG GGTGATAATCTGATGGCTTTGGCAGAGGCAACGGTTGCTTTGGCAGAAATGTTAGAATTGAAAGCAGACTTCACTGGGCCAGTAGAAGGAACAGTAATAGAATCTTTCACAGACAAAGGAAGAGG tcCTGTTACTACAGCTATAATTCAAAGAGGAACTTTGAGGAAAGGCTCGATTCTGGTTGCTGGAAAGAGTTGGGCAAAAGTACGCTTAATGTTTGATGAGAATGGAAAAACAATCCATGAAGCCTGCCCCAGCATGCCAGTGGGAATTGTAGGCTGGAGAGACCTCCCTTCTGCAGGAGATGAAATTCTTGAAGTAGAATCTGAG CCAAGGGCACGTGCAGTTGTTGACTGGAGAAAGTATGAGCtggaacaggagaaaaataaagaggatctgaaaataatagaagaaaagcGAAAGGAGCACCAAGAAGCACATCAGAAAGCCCGTGAGAAGTATGGCAACATACATTGGAAGGAGAGATCCTTTCTAAAgtaccaagaaagaaaagaactaaaacccttgaaggcaaaagagaaagaagaaagggattcACACATTCTTCCTATAATTATTAAAG GTGATGTTGATGGTTCCGTTGAGGCCATTGTGAACATCATGGATACCTATGATGCTTCACATGAGTGTGAACTTGAATTAGTACATTTTGGTGTGGGTGATGTCAGTGAAAATGATGTTAACCTTGCTGAAACATTTCGTG GTGTTATATATGGCTTCAATGTGAATGTAGGCAATGTTATCCAGAAGTCTGCTgcaaaaaaaggagtaaaaattaAACTTCACAAAATCATTTACCACCTGATTGAAGATTTGCAGGAGGAATTGAGCAGCAGATTGCCATGCACTGTGGAAGAGCATCCAATAG gtgaaGCTTCTATACTAGCTACCTTTTCTGtaacagaagggaagaaaaaagttcCTGTGGCTGGCTGCAGAGTCCAAAAGGGAcagttagaaaaacaaaaaaaatttaaattaatccGTAATGGAGATGTTATTTGGAAGG gtTCATTAAGCTCATTGAAACACCATAAAGATGACGTTTCAATCATCAAAACTGGAATGGATTGTGGTCTCAGTTTGAGTGAAGAAAAGATAGAATTTAAAGTGGGAGATGAAATTATTtgttatgaagaaaaacaagttCCAGCCAAGACTTCCTGGGAtccaggattttaa